A genome region from Crossiella equi includes the following:
- a CDS encoding TetR family transcriptional regulator, with protein sequence MTETSFQRARTPEQIAARRAAILDAAEELLTELPTEQVSLRELSRRVGLGTANVARYFPTREAVFLEVLDRARGLWLDELEERVTGDAHELARTFAESLQERPLVCELLSVVARVLERNVDRETVLDFKLRSRAHNERLGRLFARAIPGLTEAQGLELSSHALLLVMAAWPVANPNDAVREAMEDPRLAPTRVNFVDRITRLLELLIGGLRAQD encoded by the coding sequence GTGACCGAGACGTCGTTCCAGCGGGCCAGGACGCCTGAGCAGATCGCCGCGCGCCGTGCCGCGATCCTGGACGCCGCCGAGGAGCTGCTCACCGAGCTGCCCACCGAGCAGGTCAGCCTGCGCGAGCTGAGCCGCCGGGTCGGCCTGGGCACCGCGAACGTGGCCCGCTACTTCCCCACCCGGGAGGCGGTGTTCCTGGAGGTCCTGGACCGAGCGCGCGGCCTGTGGCTGGACGAGCTCGAGGAACGCGTCACCGGGGACGCGCACGAGCTCGCCCGCACCTTCGCCGAGTCGCTGCAGGAGCGGCCGCTGGTGTGCGAGCTGCTGAGCGTGGTGGCGAGGGTGCTGGAGCGCAACGTCGACCGCGAAACCGTGCTGGACTTCAAGCTGCGCTCGCGCGCGCACAACGAACGCCTGGGCCGGCTGTTCGCCCGGGCCATCCCCGGCCTCACCGAAGCCCAGGGACTGGAGCTGTCCTCGCACGCGCTGCTGCTGGTGATGGCCGCCTGGCCGGTCGCCAATCCCAACGACGCGGTGCGCGAGGCGATGGAGGACCCCCGGCTGGCACCCACCCGGGTGAACTTCGTCGACCGGATCACCCGGCTGCTGGAACTGCTCATCGGGGGCCTGCGCGCCCAGGACTGA
- a CDS encoding aldehyde dehydrogenase: protein MKYDKLIIGTAWAEPATSGTVEVRSPHDQSLVGTAPLAAAEDVDRAVAAARQAFDHGPWPHTNPAERQRLVRRFAELYAARAEEMAELITAENGSPIWFTTWSQRDVAVRANAWVAVAERFPWEEALTDGAGHQTLVRAEAVGVVAAIIPWNSPHSAATVKMLPALLAGNTVILKASPETALDALALGELFLEAGFPEGVVSVLPADREVSEHLVAHPGVDKIAFTGSTAAGRRIASVAGAQLKRVDLELGGKSAAIVLADADLTAMAAGLRAQTFGNNSEMCVAHTRILAPRSRYEEVVAALKDLAESLVVGDPSDPATYLGPMVRVDQWHRVRGYLELGVREGARLVTGGPEPLADPALADGFYVRPTVFADVTNSMRIAQEEIFGPVVVVIAYDEVEEAIRIANDSDYGLSGGVWTTDVARGTEIARRLRTGLVHVNGAPRHPDSPFGGMKASGIGREYGPYGLGEYVEYKSIPVGIPA, encoded by the coding sequence GTGAAGTACGACAAGCTGATCATCGGCACCGCCTGGGCCGAGCCCGCCACCAGTGGGACCGTCGAGGTGCGCTCCCCGCACGACCAGTCCCTGGTGGGCACCGCGCCGCTGGCCGCCGCGGAGGACGTGGACCGCGCGGTGGCCGCCGCCCGCCAGGCCTTCGACCACGGTCCCTGGCCGCACACCAACCCCGCCGAGCGCCAGCGCCTGGTGCGCCGCTTCGCCGAGCTCTACGCCGCCCGCGCGGAGGAGATGGCCGAGCTGATCACCGCGGAGAACGGCTCGCCGATCTGGTTCACCACCTGGTCCCAGCGCGATGTCGCGGTGCGGGCCAACGCCTGGGTGGCCGTCGCCGAGCGCTTCCCCTGGGAGGAGGCGCTGACCGACGGGGCCGGGCACCAGACCCTGGTCCGGGCCGAGGCGGTCGGCGTGGTGGCCGCGATCATCCCGTGGAACTCCCCGCACTCGGCGGCCACGGTGAAGATGCTGCCCGCGCTGCTGGCCGGGAACACCGTGATCCTCAAGGCCAGCCCGGAGACCGCGCTGGACGCCCTGGCCCTGGGCGAGCTGTTCCTGGAGGCCGGGTTCCCCGAGGGCGTGGTGAGCGTGCTGCCCGCCGACCGCGAGGTCAGCGAGCACCTGGTCGCCCACCCGGGCGTGGACAAGATCGCCTTCACCGGCTCGACCGCGGCCGGGCGCCGCATCGCCTCGGTGGCCGGGGCCCAGCTCAAGCGGGTGGACCTGGAGCTGGGCGGCAAGTCCGCGGCGATCGTGCTGGCCGATGCCGACCTGACCGCGATGGCCGCCGGGCTGCGCGCGCAGACCTTCGGCAACAACAGCGAGATGTGCGTGGCGCACACCAGGATCCTGGCCCCGCGCTCGCGCTACGAGGAGGTCGTGGCCGCGCTCAAGGACCTCGCGGAGAGCCTCGTCGTCGGCGACCCGAGCGACCCGGCCACCTACCTCGGCCCGATGGTGCGTGTGGACCAGTGGCACCGCGTGCGCGGCTACCTCGAGCTCGGTGTCCGCGAGGGCGCGCGCCTGGTCACCGGTGGACCGGAGCCCCTGGCCGACCCGGCACTGGCCGACGGCTTCTACGTGCGGCCCACCGTCTTCGCCGACGTGACCAACTCGATGCGCATCGCCCAGGAGGAGATCTTCGGCCCGGTCGTGGTGGTCATCGCCTACGACGAGGTCGAGGAGGCCATCCGCATCGCCAACGACTCCGACTACGGCCTCTCCGGCGGCGTGTGGACCACCGACGTGGCCCGCGGCACCGAGATCGCCCGCCGCCTGCGCACCGGCCTGGTGCACGTCAACGGCGCACCCCGGCACCCCGACTCCCCGTTCGGCGGCATGAAGGCCAGCGGCATCGGCCGCGAGTACGGGCCCTACGGGCTCGGCGAGTACGTGGAGTACAAGTCCATCCCGGTCGGCATCCCCGCTTGA
- a CDS encoding MFS transporter, with protein MRTLAVLATGAGVFALLQSLIAPVLTTIQHDLGTTQSTVTWLLTAYLLSAAVFTPVVGRLGDMLGKRRVLVASLLALALGCLVAALADSIEVLIAARVVQGMGGAVFPLSFGVLRDEFPRERLGSAVGTLSAVIAVGSGLGVALAGPIVATLGSRWLFWLPFLVVSATALAAFRYVPESPSRAPGRINWLAAALLSGWLVALLLGVSRGSAWGWTSPWTLGSLGIGVLLLAVWIAVEARAHTPLIDLRMLRLPAVWPTNTVSLLFGAAMFAAWAFVPQLVQAPLSTGYGFGGSASTGGWLMLPMVVTMFVMSLASGRLAVLVGYRAQLVGGAVFAALACLSLALAHAALWQIAVGTALLGTGIGLAFAAMANLVVEAVPPSQTSVASGMNLNVRTIGGAVGAAVMTSVVTAQVGPAGLPLESGYTTGFAVFAGIGALAATAALLVPRARRAEPVPELVAA; from the coding sequence ATGAGAACGCTGGCCGTCCTGGCCACCGGCGCGGGCGTGTTCGCGCTGTTGCAGTCCCTGATCGCCCCCGTGCTGACCACCATCCAGCACGACCTCGGCACCACCCAGTCCACCGTCACCTGGCTGCTGACCGCCTACCTGCTGTCCGCGGCGGTGTTCACCCCGGTCGTGGGGCGGTTGGGCGACATGCTCGGCAAACGCCGGGTGCTGGTCGCCTCGCTGCTCGCACTCGCGCTGGGCTGCCTGGTCGCCGCGCTGGCCGACTCGATCGAGGTGCTGATCGCCGCCCGCGTCGTGCAGGGCATGGGCGGCGCGGTGTTCCCGCTGTCCTTCGGCGTGCTGCGCGATGAGTTCCCCCGGGAACGCCTCGGCTCGGCGGTGGGCACGCTGTCCGCGGTGATCGCGGTCGGCAGCGGCCTGGGCGTGGCCCTGGCCGGACCGATCGTGGCCACGCTCGGCTCGCGCTGGCTGTTCTGGCTGCCCTTCCTCGTCGTCTCGGCGACCGCGCTGGCCGCGTTCCGGTACGTGCCGGAGTCCCCGTCCCGCGCGCCGGGCCGCATCAACTGGCTGGCCGCGGCGCTGTTGTCCGGCTGGCTGGTGGCGCTGCTGCTGGGTGTCAGCCGTGGTTCGGCCTGGGGCTGGACCTCACCGTGGACGCTGGGCTCGCTGGGCATCGGGGTCCTGCTGCTGGCCGTCTGGATCGCGGTGGAGGCCCGCGCGCACACCCCGCTGATCGACCTGCGCATGCTGCGCCTGCCCGCGGTGTGGCCGACCAACACGGTGTCCCTGCTGTTCGGTGCGGCCATGTTCGCCGCGTGGGCGTTCGTGCCGCAGCTGGTGCAGGCCCCGCTGAGCACCGGCTACGGCTTCGGCGGCAGCGCCTCGACGGGTGGCTGGCTGATGCTGCCCATGGTGGTGACCATGTTCGTGATGAGCCTGGCCAGCGGCCGCTTGGCCGTGCTCGTGGGCTACCGGGCGCAGCTCGTGGGCGGCGCGGTGTTCGCGGCGCTGGCCTGCCTGAGCCTGGCGCTCGCGCACGCCGCCCTGTGGCAGATCGCGGTGGGCACGGCGTTGCTGGGCACGGGCATCGGCCTGGCCTTCGCCGCGATGGCCAACCTGGTGGTGGAGGCCGTGCCGCCCTCGCAGACCAGCGTGGCCAGCGGCATGAACCTCAACGTCCGCACGATCGGCGGCGCGGTCGGCGCGGCCGTGATGACCAGCGTGGTCACCGCCCAGGTCGGCCCGGCCGGTCTGCCCCTGGAATCGGGCTACACCACCGGGTTCGCGGTGTTCGCCGGGATCGGGGCGCTGGCCGCCACCGCCGCGCTGCTCGTGCCCCGGGCCCGCCGGGCGGAGCCGGTGCCGGAGCTGGTGGCGGCCTGA
- a CDS encoding class I SAM-dependent methyltransferase, with the protein MEQALPERGERGVDLGCGAGRFVDLLADRCQQVLAVDASPRMVELARDRHDRPNITYRVEDLWRLTPAREGRFDVVLSVNTLHHLGPDPQAYLAHVRDLLNPGGRLVVIDSVQHTPGWVKGPVGYRAYRWTRTLSGAIRAGVTGRGLGVALASYQLRKHERWQELAAQAPALSRAQFHQEYRRAFPGAEFQDRLDPSVCGMSWTA; encoded by the coding sequence CTGGAACAGGCACTTCCCGAGCGCGGTGAGCGCGGGGTGGACCTCGGGTGCGGCGCGGGCAGGTTCGTGGACCTGCTCGCCGACCGCTGCCAGCAGGTGCTCGCCGTGGACGCCAGCCCCCGCATGGTGGAGCTGGCCCGGGACCGGCACGACCGCCCGAACATCACCTACCGGGTGGAGGACCTCTGGCGGCTCACCCCGGCGCGGGAGGGGCGCTTCGACGTGGTGCTCAGCGTCAACACGCTGCACCACCTCGGCCCCGACCCGCAGGCCTACCTCGCGCACGTGCGCGACCTGCTCAACCCGGGCGGACGGCTCGTGGTGATTGACTCGGTGCAGCACACCCCGGGCTGGGTGAAGGGCCCGGTGGGCTACCGGGCCTACCGGTGGACGCGGACCCTGTCCGGGGCCATCCGGGCCGGGGTCACCGGACGCGGGCTGGGCGTGGCGCTGGCCAGCTACCAGCTGCGCAAGCACGAGCGCTGGCAGGAGCTGGCCGCGCAGGCACCGGCGCTCAGCCGGGCGCAGTTCCACCAGGAGTACCGGCGGGCCTTCCCCGGTGCGGAGTTCCAGGACCGGCTGGACCCGAGCGTGTGCGGGATGAGCTGGACGGCATAG
- a CDS encoding antibiotic biosynthesis monooxygenase family protein: MSTTAITEHAAVATLINVFRVQPERQKALVALLEEATETVMRHLPGFVSANIHASEDGTRVVNYAQWRSAEDFHTMLGNPVAREHMGAAADLADGFEPHLYSVESVRHAD, from the coding sequence ATGAGCACGACCGCCATCACCGAGCACGCCGCCGTGGCGACCCTGATCAACGTCTTCCGGGTCCAGCCCGAACGGCAGAAGGCCCTGGTGGCGCTGCTGGAGGAGGCCACCGAGACCGTCATGCGGCACCTGCCGGGCTTCGTCTCGGCCAACATCCACGCCAGCGAGGACGGGACCCGCGTGGTCAACTACGCGCAGTGGCGCTCGGCCGAGGACTTCCACACCATGCTGGGCAACCCGGTGGCGCGCGAGCACATGGGCGCGGCCGCCGACCTGGCCGACGGGTTCGAGCCGCACCTGTACTCGGTGGAGTCGGTGCGCCACGCGGACTGA
- a CDS encoding MarR family winged helix-turn-helix transcriptional regulator: MSQGDVRNRVGYLVKQAQQAFNRAGEERLRPLGLSMAQYAVLRALADAPGAPAAELARRTFVTRQSLRDVLTGLRTAGLADVASQPTTGRALPVTLTPAGEALLARADEVVLAVDDRMTEGLSARQVGELADLLRACVRNLE; the protein is encoded by the coding sequence ATGAGTCAAGGGGACGTCCGGAACCGGGTGGGCTACCTGGTCAAACAGGCACAGCAGGCCTTCAACCGGGCGGGCGAGGAACGCCTGCGCCCGCTGGGCCTGTCCATGGCCCAGTACGCGGTGCTGCGCGCGCTGGCCGACGCCCCGGGCGCCCCGGCCGCCGAGCTGGCCCGCCGCACCTTCGTCACCCGCCAGTCCCTGCGCGACGTGCTCACCGGGCTGCGCACCGCGGGCCTGGCCGACGTGGCCAGCCAGCCGACCACCGGCCGCGCCCTGCCGGTGACCCTCACCCCGGCGGGGGAGGCGCTGCTGGCGCGGGCGGACGAGGTCGTGCTCGCGGTGGACGACCGCATGACCGAGGGCCTGTCCGCGCGGCAGGTCGGCGAGCTGGCCGACCTGCTGCGCGCGTGCGTGCGCAACCTGGAGTGA